Genomic DNA from Acetilactobacillus jinshanensis:
AACACCAGAAGTGGTTACAGTTGCGCATTGATTCTTATCTGTAGGTGTCTGTGAATAGCGAACACCAAGCAGGGCGTCAGCGTGCATATCTTTAGCTTGCTGCATCATTTCATTTTTAGCGATTCTATAAGCATCGCTTAATTTACCAGACTTAGCGCCTTTAACGTGACCTAGAATCTTGTATGCCTGTTTAGGTAGATTGTTATTGAGAACCTTCATAATGAAACCTCCAATAAATTAGACCTTAGCAATCTTGCTAGGATAACTAAGTTTGTAATCATAGTGTTTAACAAAATCGGTTGGTACGTATCCTTTATGATATTTTTTGACACGAGCTTCGAATTTAATTTTTTGATGATCTTTTAGATGACCAAGTTTACGAAAGCCTTGCGTATAACTGAACCATAAATGACCAGTAATTTCCTTACCACGATATGTAATGTGTTTTAGTAATAATGATAGTTGGCCATTACTTTTACGACCAAATCGAGCGTAATCACCAATAAATTGATAACGTTGATTATTGCCAAGTTGTGCTAATCGTTTTCGAGCGTGATCAACAAGCTGATAATTATTCTTAACGTGAATTCCACTTATAAATACAAATCCATGATATATTGCATGAATTTGTTTAAGATCATCAACTGACCAGATTCGTTTCAATTGAACGGATATTTCATGAATGACTTGAAGCCAGGATGCAATCGTTAATAATTTATGAGTTGCTTTTAGATATGTATGATGATTACGTGTAACAAAATTATCATTGATAAATGATCTAGGTTTAAATCCATAAATATAACTTAAGCCACGGATTATTCGTCGGTAATTTTTATCAACATTAAGATGGCATGATCGATGTTTACGAAGACAAATTATTCTATAATTAATATTGTGCAAACTTTTAATAATTTGTTTTTTAGCATGATTGATTTCAGTGGAATCTAAATTATGATATTGGATTGGATTTTGTCGATATTTGATAATAAACATAAAATCAATTCTAAAAATTTAATTATTTCATAAATTTATACTAAGCAACGTTACGTTTTCAAGTAATTGCTAATCTGTGGTGTAAATGTGGTGTACCATAAATAGATATACGCTATAAATGCCTATATAATGGCAATACTACTACTAATGCACATAACCTATTGAGTTATGTGCATTATTTACACATTGAATCATTTAAAATTACCCAGATTTAGCGTAATTTCAATAAACTTCGGATCCATTTTCTTAAACCGACGATAATATTCTTTATCTAAATTTCGGTAATGCTGAGCAACTTGATGAATTTTATCAACGGCGTATTTATGATACTTTGGTAAAATTGTTAATTCTTCATGCAAGCTAGCTAATGCGTTATGCATTTTACCGATTGAATAATCATTATCGATAACTTCTTTAACTTGTTCGATGCTATTATCGACCAAGCTTTTTTGGAATTCGCTTAAATCATCCATATTTTTGACCTTTCTGATCTTAACTTGTAATCCGTTATATATTGCAGCAAAATTTTAATTGCTACTCAGTCATATTTCTAATTACAAAATAAAAAGATTACTGATGAATAGCTTTGAATAACGTAATTTGTAATCCAGCAATAATAATTAATAAAATAATCAAGCCAATTCTTAATAAATGATTACTGAAGAATGAAAAACCAATAATAAACATAATAATCCAGAAAATCGTACTGGTCCACCATAAAATTTTCGACATTTATAATCATCCTTAATTATTTTTTGCTAGATCTTTATTGGCGACGTAAATCAGACCACTCGTTAATAACGTAATTACTAAACCAAAAATTAACTGTCCCAACAAATATGGGAATACGATCATGGTCCAGATGGAACTGATAATTAATAAACCTTCGCCCACAAGAGATAATTTCAATAATTTAGCGTTATACTTGTACATTAATAATAAATTAAGTAATTGAAGTGCTGTCAATAATCCCGTTGATAATAAAGAAATATTAATCGAATTACTAAAACTGCCGACATAGATATTGAATAACGTTACGCAGCAAAGGTACACACTGCTCAAACTTAATAATAATCGAAAAGCGCGATTTGGCATTTGATCCCTCTTTTAGTCGAAAACTAAATTGAACTGGTCATTAATGTTAATAATTCGCTGCTTACTGATATCGAATTTAGTACCATGATCTTTACAGAAATTCTTTAAGACATCGCTATTGGTTTTAGTGACTTCAAACGTTGGTTGTCCTTTTACGTTTAATAAGTTAAAAATTACGTAGTCATTTTCAGATAACTTAGCAGCTAAATTCCGGCTAAAAATGTGTGAATTAATATGAATTTCTTTTTGCATAATAATATCCAACCTTTTCATTTTCGATAATCTAACGGATAACAAAAGAGACCAATGCGAATTACATTGGCCCGAAACTGCCATAAGTGTTCTATTAAATAAATTTTTGTCAATATCTATAAGATGACAAAACTCTACCTATATTGTATCTACATAAAATGCGTACAATAAAATCTATTATGGTATGGCTTTCTACTGTTTCAGTTATTATGATAAACTAATCCCTTTTTAATTACAAAAGATTGTAATTACGACACTAAAAAAAGCCATCTAACTAAAGATGACTTTTTGGTGGGTCGATGGAGAGTGAGGGATTCGAACCCTCGCGCCAAATTGATGACCTACACCCTTAGCAAGGGCGCCTCTTCAGCCACTTGAGTAACTCTCCATAATTGATATTTATATCACTCGACACTTATTATTTTAATACGTTATTCTGGGATTTGTCTAGGGGTTGCCAAAAATTTCTTGACTTTGACTGAGTTTCCGGGTTACCTTTTACGTAGTTATTAATTAAAGGAATGAATAAATCTATGTATCGAGCAGTCGTATTTTTTGATTTAGATGGAACCCTATTGGATTCTTATAAACGAGTTCAACGCAGTAGTTTAAAGGCTTTACAGGAATTAAGGGCTAATCATATCCTGCCCGTTATTTCAACTGGCAGAAGCCTATTAATGATCAGATCAATCATGACTAAGACCCAGATTCACACGGCCATTTGTGCCAACGGAAGTTATATTCAGTATAAGAATGAACCATTGAATATTATCCCAATTCCGACCGACATAATTGAACGCTTAATCAAACTCTCGGGTCAAAACGGTAAGGCCTTAGCCTTTCAGACTCGTGATCATATCGTATTAAACCGAGCTAATCCGTTAACGCATGCCGCCTATTTACACCACAGTGTTAATCCAACGGTTCGACCTGATTTCTACCGAACCCACCCGATTAACTTTATTAATCTGTTCACAACTAATCATGGGTACTATTACGTCAACCAGTTTAAGAATCAGTTAACGATCGTTTGTAACAGTACCAAATGCTTAGACGTTACTAAGGCTGGTGTCAGTAAGCAGCTTGGGATTAAGATCTTACTTAAAAAGTTACATATTGCAGGGATTCCAACCTATGCCTTTGGTGACGGTTTAAACGATGTTCAGATGTTCGATCAGGTCGATCACCCGATTGCCATGGGCGAAGGTTTAAAGCCATGTAAGGAACGTAGTGAATTCGTTACCGATACGAATGACCGTGGCGGAATCTTTAAAGGCTTAGCTCATTTTGGCTTAGTAAAATAAAGTAAAATAAAAATGACTAAATTAATTAGTCATCATTAAAAGGATTGATTTAGATGGGACTTACAATAACGATTGCGGTGTTATTAGTCATCGTAATTGGTTTAATAATCTTACGTGCTTACCAATTTAAGCACCCTCAGACCATTCGGTGGCAGATTGGTCATCAAGTGTTTACGTTTGAATTTCCATTCCGCTGGATGCATTTAATGCGGTTCAGCAATTACTTCGAGGATGTGTTGGCAATGATCGGATTATTCGTTTTAGGCTTGATTGTTTTTATCGCAGTATGTGTATTCCTGTTCTTATTTATTGGATTTATCCTACCCATAATTTTAGTAATCGGCCTAATCGCTTTAATCTTTTTCTTACTTTTTATACTCTAATTAGATTGACATCCCGTTGATGCTAATCTTCGGAATGTTAACGACCTTTAATTTATTACCGGTCTGCTGGTAATAAACTTGAAAGACACCACGGATGGTATTAATCGTGTTAATATCAAACGTCGTACTATTGATAAAGCTTCCGGACGTGGAATTTTCCGTTCGGAAGCTATTTTTGTATGCGATGTAATTCTGGAGATCAACAACTTTAGACGTGATGATACTGTTGTAAATCTTAACGAAATAATCAAGCTGTTTAGCTTCACCTAAGTGGTAATGATTATCGATATAAACGATCTTACAAGCCATGTTAGTTAACCAATAAATCTGAATGATGGTCTGTTCGTTAATGGGCTTCTTTTTAAAGGTCGATAGTTGATCGAAAATGATCTTGTATAGCGTTTTCATAATATTGCCTCCTCAAATCATTATAGATAACTACAATGATAAGTAAAATATTGTTAAAAGCAAGTCTTTTTACTGCATTCTCGTTTTAACCCGCTTAAAGAAGTCCTTGAATAAGTTATTCTGAGCGAGTTTAGACTGCCAGAGGTTTTCAGGATGCCATTGAACACCCTGGATTGAAGCGTCATGATTTTCGATGCCTTCGATGATCTGATCACTGGCCCTGGCAACAACTTTTAAATTATGACCAAGCGTCTTAATTGCTTGGTGATGACGTGAGTTGACGATCTGTTTAGGACCTAAGACACGATAAAGGCGACTTTTTGGACTAATGGTCACCGAATGAAAACTGCCTTCATGATCGATTAACTGACGATCAGTAATTTGGGTATAGATGTTTTGGTATAATTTACCGCCTAAAGCGACATTAATCATTTGACTGCCCCGGCAAACACCCAGGATCGGTTTACGTTCATGGATCGTCTCGTGAATGATTGCTAGTTCAAACTGGTCACGTTCTGGATACGTTAATTCCGGCATGATGGCTGGTTCGCCATAGGTACCGGGATCGATGTCGTCACCGCCGCCTAAAATTAAACCGTTAAACTGGCTCACCATCTGCTTAATTAAGCGTTGGGATGGATTAATTACCGATGGCAATAATAATGGTGTGACATGATTATAAATCAAAGCATCGGTTAACGGGTAAGCGCCATAATGCGGAATGCGAATATTAGTCTTCGATGTCGGGAATGAAGTCTCGTACATCGTAACGCCAATTTTCAATTAAGACTCTCCTTAATAATGTTCTTTCAGCTAAAATTAAAGAGAGAATATTCTATAACATTCCCTCCTTAATTAAATTATCGGTTAGTAATATCTTAGCAAACTCCGGAACTGATTCCGATTACTAAGAAGCTAAGTACTAGTAATGCAACACCAGAAATGATAAATTTACCTTCTCCGGATTTGCTCCAACCCCATTGAACCTTTAAGGTTGAAATTAA
This window encodes:
- a CDS encoding heavy metal-binding domain-containing protein, producing MKVLNNNLPKQAYKILGHVKGAKSGKLSDAYRIAKNEMMQQAKDMHADALLGVRYSQTPTDKNQCATVTTSGVAIKITNQKYVDELFKGVC
- a CDS encoding Cof-type HAD-IIB family hydrolase; amino-acid sequence: MYRAVVFFDLDGTLLDSYKRVQRSSLKALQELRANHILPVISTGRSLLMIRSIMTKTQIHTAICANGSYIQYKNEPLNIIPIPTDIIERLIKLSGQNGKALAFQTRDHIVLNRANPLTHAAYLHHSVNPTVRPDFYRTHPINFINLFTTNHGYYYVNQFKNQLTIVCNSTKCLDVTKAGVSKQLGIKILLKKLHIAGIPTYAFGDGLNDVQMFDQVDHPIAMGEGLKPCKERSEFVTDTNDRGGIFKGLAHFGLVK
- a CDS encoding gamma-glutamyl-gamma-aminobutyrate hydrolase family protein, whose translation is MKIGVTMYETSFPTSKTNIRIPHYGAYPLTDALIYNHVTPLLLPSVINPSQRLIKQMVSQFNGLILGGGDDIDPGTYGEPAIMPELTYPERDQFELAIIHETIHERKPILGVCRGSQMINVALGGKLYQNIYTQITDRQLIDHEGSFHSVTISPKSRLYRVLGPKQIVNSRHHQAIKTLGHNLKVVARASDQIIEGIENHDASIQGVQWHPENLWQSKLAQNNLFKDFFKRVKTRMQ